One window from the genome of Elaeis guineensis isolate ETL-2024a chromosome 5, EG11, whole genome shotgun sequence encodes:
- the LOC105045503 gene encoding protein LEO1 homolog isoform X2 — protein sequence MGGEGDMEEKTRNQMMQNLFGDQSEEEEEAEEVDSEREAAADHSDYPSDEGEGEAENYGEGEGEGEGEVEGQGEVEVESEAEAHDIDLDMAESEGERVQSSPEREISDQRMESEAKDAESEEEGYGQRVVTSRRREVVASESEGSEENHYADHDNEDVEVDHPRQPRLLDEQKDHEVVRDVFGDSDEEELADYGAQDEIERDSHRSMEEEGSYEKGLRPEEIVPDYDGRYESEDENLEKKPKEKPIGPPLELDIPLHHPPGQPERMNMIKVSNIMGIEPKPFDPKTYVEEDVFVTDESGAKKRIRLEDNIVRWRAVKNRDGTTSYESNARFVRWEDGSLQLLIGNEVLNISVNEADHDQTHLFLRHGKGILQSQGRLLRKMRCMPSSLSSKSHRLLTALVDSRHKKVYKVKNCITDIDPEREKEEKERVEGQTIRANVLLQRKREKVNRKYTQTVSRGRQLSPGFLEEALDEEDEPEDYYGSHRAASARYHFDEDMEAEAQAEKRIMNAKRSNIHKNVPRKPSLPTARPARRQVEEYSESDKEESEYESDGEDIERSPAHTREDEADDEDEYEEDEADEEAPGANSVSEEEDEEPRRKIRGTGSSNLKRKELELDGESPPRKTTMHRRKAVVFDSDED from the exons ATGGGAGGGGAGGGAGACATGGAAGAGAAAACGAGGAATCAGATGATGCAGAACCTCTTCGGCGATCAatcggaagaggaggaggaggcggaggaggTCGATTCCGAGCGTGAGGCCGCCGCTGACCACTCCGATTACCCCTCG GATGAGGGGGAAGGCGAGGCTGAGAACTATGGTGAAGGAGAAGGTGAAGGGGAAGGTGAAGTTGAGGGGCAAGGTGAAGTTGAAGTGGAAAGTGAAGCTGAAGCACATGATATAGATCTTGACATGGCAGAGAGTGAAGGTGAAAGGGTTCAGAGTTCTCCAGAAAGAGAAATTAGTGACCAAAGGATGGAGAGTGAGGCAAAAGATGCTGAAAGTGAAGAAGAAGGCTATGGCCAAAGAGTAGTAACAAGCAGGAGACGAGAAGTAGTCGCTAGTGAATCAGAGGGATCCGAGGAGAATCATTATGCTGATCATGATAACGAAGATGTGGAGGTTGATCATCCAAGGCAGCcaag GTTATTGGATGAGCAAAAAGATCATGAAGTTGTTCGTGATGTTTTTGGGGACTCTGATGAGGAAGAACTTGCTGATTATGGTGCTCAAGATGAAATTGAGCGGGATTCACAT AGATCTATGGAGGAGGAAGGTAGCTATGAGAAAGGTTTGAGACCAGAGGAGATAGTGCCTGATTATGATGGCCGGTATGAGTCGGAAGATGAGAATCTTGAAAAGAAACCAAAGGAGAAACCAATTGGCCCACCATTGGAATTGGATATTCCACTGCATCATCCACCAGGTCAACCTGAAAGA ATGAACATGATCAAGGTGTCTAACATCATGGGCATTGAACCAAAACCTTTTGATCCTAAAACATACGTAGAAGAGGATGTCTTTGTGACGGATGAATCTGGAGCTAAGAAACGTATACGCCTAGAGGACAATATCGTGCGCTGGAGAGCTGTCAAGAACCGTGATGGCACAACCTCT TATGAAAGCAATGCACGTTTTGTAAGGTGGGAAGATGGAAGTCTGCAATTACTGATTGGTAATGAAGTTCTTAACATATCTGTGAATGAGGCAGATCACGATCAAACCCACCTATTTCTTCGGCATGGAAAG GGAATCTTGCAGTCCCAAGGAAGGCTTTTGCGGAAGATGAGATGTATGCCATCTTCTTTATCATCAAAGTCTCACCGTTTACTGACTGCTCTTGTTGATTCACGTCATAAGAAGGTTTACAAAGTGAAAAATTGTATTACCGACATTGatccagagagagaaaaagaagagaaggaaagg GTCGAAGGCCAAACAATTAGAGCTAATGTACTTCTTCAAAGGAAACGTGAAAAAGTAAACCGCAAGTACACACAAACTGTGAGCAGAGGACGGCAGCTTTCTCCTGGGTTTTTGGAGGAGGCACTAGATGAG GAAGATGAGCCTGAAGACTATTACGGTTCTCACAGGGCAGCTTCAGCTCGTTATCATTTTGACGAAGATATGGAAGCAGAAGCACAGGCTGAGAAGCGCATAATGAATGCAAAGAGA TCAAATATACACAAAAATGTCCCTCGCAAACCATCCTTGCCCACAGCTCGTCCAGCAAGGCGCCAGGTAGAGGAATATTCAGAGAGTGACAAGGAGGAATCTGAATATGAAAGTGATGGTGAGGATATTGAGAGGTCACCAGCACATACAAGGGAAGATGAGGCAGACGATGAAGACGAATATGAGGAGGATGAGGCAGACGAAGAAGCCCCAGGTGCAAATTCTGTAtccgaagaagaagatgag GAGCCAAGGAGAAAGATCAGGGGAACTGGAAGTAGCAATCTGAAACGCAAGGAGTTAGAATTGGATGGGGAGTCTCCACCAAGAAAGACAACCATGCATCGTAGAAAGGCAGTTGTCTTTGACAGTGATGAAGATTGA
- the LOC105045503 gene encoding protein LEO1 homolog isoform X1 has protein sequence MGGEGDMEEKTRNQMMQNLFGDQSEEEEEAEEVDSEREAAADHSDYPSDEGEGEAENYGEGEGEGEGEVEGQGEVEVESEAEAHDIDLDMAESEGERVQSSPEREISDQRMESEAKDAESEEEGYGQRVVTSRRREVVASESEGSEENHYADHDNEDVEVDHPRQPSRLLDEQKDHEVVRDVFGDSDEEELADYGAQDEIERDSHRSMEEEGSYEKGLRPEEIVPDYDGRYESEDENLEKKPKEKPIGPPLELDIPLHHPPGQPERMNMIKVSNIMGIEPKPFDPKTYVEEDVFVTDESGAKKRIRLEDNIVRWRAVKNRDGTTSYESNARFVRWEDGSLQLLIGNEVLNISVNEADHDQTHLFLRHGKGILQSQGRLLRKMRCMPSSLSSKSHRLLTALVDSRHKKVYKVKNCITDIDPEREKEEKERVEGQTIRANVLLQRKREKVNRKYTQTVSRGRQLSPGFLEEALDEEDEPEDYYGSHRAASARYHFDEDMEAEAQAEKRIMNAKRSNIHKNVPRKPSLPTARPARRQVEEYSESDKEESEYESDGEDIERSPAHTREDEADDEDEYEEDEADEEAPGANSVSEEEDEEPRRKIRGTGSSNLKRKELELDGESPPRKTTMHRRKAVVFDSDED, from the exons ATGGGAGGGGAGGGAGACATGGAAGAGAAAACGAGGAATCAGATGATGCAGAACCTCTTCGGCGATCAatcggaagaggaggaggaggcggaggaggTCGATTCCGAGCGTGAGGCCGCCGCTGACCACTCCGATTACCCCTCG GATGAGGGGGAAGGCGAGGCTGAGAACTATGGTGAAGGAGAAGGTGAAGGGGAAGGTGAAGTTGAGGGGCAAGGTGAAGTTGAAGTGGAAAGTGAAGCTGAAGCACATGATATAGATCTTGACATGGCAGAGAGTGAAGGTGAAAGGGTTCAGAGTTCTCCAGAAAGAGAAATTAGTGACCAAAGGATGGAGAGTGAGGCAAAAGATGCTGAAAGTGAAGAAGAAGGCTATGGCCAAAGAGTAGTAACAAGCAGGAGACGAGAAGTAGTCGCTAGTGAATCAGAGGGATCCGAGGAGAATCATTATGCTGATCATGATAACGAAGATGTGGAGGTTGATCATCCAAGGCAGCcaag CAGGTTATTGGATGAGCAAAAAGATCATGAAGTTGTTCGTGATGTTTTTGGGGACTCTGATGAGGAAGAACTTGCTGATTATGGTGCTCAAGATGAAATTGAGCGGGATTCACAT AGATCTATGGAGGAGGAAGGTAGCTATGAGAAAGGTTTGAGACCAGAGGAGATAGTGCCTGATTATGATGGCCGGTATGAGTCGGAAGATGAGAATCTTGAAAAGAAACCAAAGGAGAAACCAATTGGCCCACCATTGGAATTGGATATTCCACTGCATCATCCACCAGGTCAACCTGAAAGA ATGAACATGATCAAGGTGTCTAACATCATGGGCATTGAACCAAAACCTTTTGATCCTAAAACATACGTAGAAGAGGATGTCTTTGTGACGGATGAATCTGGAGCTAAGAAACGTATACGCCTAGAGGACAATATCGTGCGCTGGAGAGCTGTCAAGAACCGTGATGGCACAACCTCT TATGAAAGCAATGCACGTTTTGTAAGGTGGGAAGATGGAAGTCTGCAATTACTGATTGGTAATGAAGTTCTTAACATATCTGTGAATGAGGCAGATCACGATCAAACCCACCTATTTCTTCGGCATGGAAAG GGAATCTTGCAGTCCCAAGGAAGGCTTTTGCGGAAGATGAGATGTATGCCATCTTCTTTATCATCAAAGTCTCACCGTTTACTGACTGCTCTTGTTGATTCACGTCATAAGAAGGTTTACAAAGTGAAAAATTGTATTACCGACATTGatccagagagagaaaaagaagagaaggaaagg GTCGAAGGCCAAACAATTAGAGCTAATGTACTTCTTCAAAGGAAACGTGAAAAAGTAAACCGCAAGTACACACAAACTGTGAGCAGAGGACGGCAGCTTTCTCCTGGGTTTTTGGAGGAGGCACTAGATGAG GAAGATGAGCCTGAAGACTATTACGGTTCTCACAGGGCAGCTTCAGCTCGTTATCATTTTGACGAAGATATGGAAGCAGAAGCACAGGCTGAGAAGCGCATAATGAATGCAAAGAGA TCAAATATACACAAAAATGTCCCTCGCAAACCATCCTTGCCCACAGCTCGTCCAGCAAGGCGCCAGGTAGAGGAATATTCAGAGAGTGACAAGGAGGAATCTGAATATGAAAGTGATGGTGAGGATATTGAGAGGTCACCAGCACATACAAGGGAAGATGAGGCAGACGATGAAGACGAATATGAGGAGGATGAGGCAGACGAAGAAGCCCCAGGTGCAAATTCTGTAtccgaagaagaagatgag GAGCCAAGGAGAAAGATCAGGGGAACTGGAAGTAGCAATCTGAAACGCAAGGAGTTAGAATTGGATGGGGAGTCTCCACCAAGAAAGACAACCATGCATCGTAGAAAGGCAGTTGTCTTTGACAGTGATGAAGATTGA